From one Dermacentor andersoni chromosome 1, qqDerAnde1_hic_scaffold, whole genome shotgun sequence genomic stretch:
- the LOC126546943 gene encoding poly(A) RNA polymerase, mitochondrial-like, producing the protein MSCFHSKQLILPSRAALLGRRIQHVIRKQLLCSQNKDHTPLSFDGILSQRRRESAASILVEVESRHKITELCQECSRYGNIQKAYYYADNSHKCQVLLEFSSSDEVQELLENCGHLSSDGFPVRTRLLKFAQKKGMRPLKKSFSVTIEASSNVTPQTKAIKLIQSSTIADQMAHFYEMEKLSDLETRLGFVVCRQVEEFITGLYPKGQVLPFGSLVNGFGRHNCDIDMVYCVPEGREPSGQLYFQDKNQAINDRTLVQRILETLGDLLHYVVPGVSEVQRILRARVPIVKFQHNVVGRECDLTLNNMSGVHMSRLLHSCTQLAPALCPLLFTVRSWAMAQGVTTKVPGTWITNFQLTLLAIFHLQQCGLLPSFRDLEDKKRLKTWQKSRLPDEKGGTFEDILRSFFEYYASFNFKSKGIAPFSGQTLEKPEYTAMFVQNPLDRQLNASRNVGLSDLKKLQGRMAEALSLMDNAPRKITVEKPWGIMALFTAQTAAARKQQESMHRRFQVHELFQESKEAGENYVIEATVTGVKTAS; encoded by the exons ATGAGCTGTTTTCACTCGAAACAGCTAATCCTACCGTCCAGAGCAGCGTTACTCGGACGACGTATCCAACATGTAATAAGGAAGCAGCTTCTTTGCTCTC AAAACAAGGACCACACCCCGCTATCATTCGATGGAATCCTTTCTCAGAGGAGAAGGGAATCAGCTGCAAGCATTCTTGTAGAAGTCGAAAGTCGACACAAAATCACGGAGCTTTGTCAGGAATGTTCACGGTACGGAAACATTCAGAAGGCATACTACTACGCGGATAACTCCCACAAA TGTCAAGTGCTTCTAGAATTCAGCAGCTCGGACGAGGTGCAAGAGCTCTTAGAAAATTGTGGTCACCTGTCATCTGATGGCTTCCCTGTGCGGACAAGACTATTGAAATTTGCGCAGAAGAAAGGAATGAGACCACTCAAGAAATCTTTCTCTGTTACTATAGAAGCATCTTCAAATGTTACACCTCAGACTAAAGCAATCAAATTGATTCAAAGCAGTACG ATTGCAGATCAGATGGCACACTTTTATGAGATGGAAAAGCTAAGTGACCTGGAGACACGGCTTGGCTTTGTAGTCTGCAGACAAGTTGAAGAGTTTATAACTGGATTATATCCAAAAGGGCAGGTCTTGCCATTTGGCTCCCTTGTCAATGGTTTTGGGAGGCATAACTGTGACATTGATATGGTCTACTGTGTTCCAGAAGGCAGG GAACCAAGTGGGCAGCTCTACTTCCAAGACAAGAACCAGGCGATCAATGATCGGACATTGGTGCAGCGAATACTTGAAACGCTTGGAGACCTGCTCCATTATGTCGTGCCTGGTGTGTCTGAGGTGCAGCGCATCCTCAGAGCCCGTGTGCCTATTGTCAAGTTCCAGCACAACGTTGTGGGCAGAGAGTGCGACCTCACCCTGAACAACAT GTCTGGAGTACACATGTCCCGGCTGCTTCACTCGTGCACCCAGCTGGCACCTGCCCTCTGCCCACTGCTGTTCACAGTTCGGAGCTGGGCAATGGCCCAGGGTGTCACCACCAAAGTGCCTGGCACGTGGATCACAAACTTTCAGTTGACACTGTTGGCCATTTTCCATCTGCAGCAGTGCGGCCTCCTACCATCGTTTAGAGACCTTGAAG ACAAGAAGCGCCTCAAGACATGGCAAAAGTCAAGGTTACCGGACGAGAAGGGTGGAACATTCG aaGACATATTGAGGAGCTTCTTTGAGTACTACGCATCATTCAACTTTAAGAGCAAAGGCATTGCACCATTCTCAGGACAGACCTTGGAGAAGCCAGAGTATACTGCCATGTTTGTGCAAAATCCACTTGACCGGCAGCTGAATGCCAGTCGCAATGTCGGTTTGAGTGACCTTAAAAAGCTGCAAGGCCGCATGGCTGAAGCCCTCTCACTCATGGACAATGCACCTCGCAAAATCACAGTGGAAAAGCCATGGGGCATCATGGCATTGTTCACTGCCCAGACAGCTGCTGCCAGGAAGCAGCAAGAGTCAATGCACAGACGTTTTCAAGTGCATGAACTCTTCCAGGAAAGCAAGGAAGCAGGAGAAAATTATGTGATAGAAGCCACTGTGACAGGCGTTAAGACTGCAAGCTAA